A single region of the Pelobates fuscus isolate aPelFus1 chromosome 4, aPelFus1.pri, whole genome shotgun sequence genome encodes:
- the LOC134608020 gene encoding peroxisomal membrane protein 11B-like encodes MDSWVRFSGQSQAKERVIRAAKYACTLLGYTLQKNGAGAELVTTIKQLEGHLSLARKLFRLGNSVDALESAKRAIHLSDVVLRFCITVSHLNRAMYFACDNILWLGKTGVSKKMDQEKWSQRSFRYYLFYLIMNLSRDLYELKLLMEVECNSKCSASKLSAENGVVPQKKLPPHHLLGIQLRLLIHILRNNPPLLLAVLKNTCDLFIPLDKLGLYKTNPGFVGLCGLTSSILSILTIVHPWLKLKP; translated from the coding sequence ATGGATTCCTGGGTCCGCTTCAGCGGGCAGAGCCAAGCCAAGGAGCGGGTTATCCGAGCTGCTAAGTATGCCTGTACTTTACTGGGATACACACTCCAGAAAAATGGAGCCGGTGCTGAACTTGTGACCACTATAAAACAACTGGAGGGCCACCTGAGCCTGGCAAGGAAATTGTTCCGTCTTGGGAACTCCGTGGATGCTTTGGAATCTGCCAAACGTGCAATCCACCTCTCCGATGTGGTTCTGCGCTTCTGTATAACAGTCAGCCATCTTAACAGAGCCATGTATTTTGCTTGTGACAACATCCTGTGGTTGGGGAAGACTGGCGTGTCCAAGAAGATGGACCAGGAGAAGTGGAGTCAGCGTTCCTTTAGATATTACTTATTTTACCTCATCATGAATCTGAGCCGAGATCTCTATGAGCTCAAACTCCTCATGGAGGTGGAATGCAACAGCAAGTGCTCTGCTAGCAAATTGAGTGCCGAGAATGGAGTAGTCCCTCAGAAAAAGCTCCCCCCACACCATCTTCTGGGCATCCAACTTCGACTTCTCATCCACATCTTGAGGAACAATCCGCCGCTCCTTCTCGCTGTTTTGAAGAACACCTGTGATCTTTTCATCCCACTGGACAAGCTGGGTCTTTACAAGACAAACCCTGGATTTGTTGGACTGTGTGGTCTTACTTCTTCCATACTGTCCATCCTGACCATTGTACACCCATGGCTGAAGCTGAAACCCTGA